Proteins found in one Penaeus vannamei isolate JL-2024 chromosome 29, ASM4276789v1, whole genome shotgun sequence genomic segment:
- the LOC138867279 gene encoding SCAN domain-containing protein 3-like codes for MDIMDFGPNVTVRWALSILDQHSRYLQVVPLQRATAAAVHRAFLDHWVTIFGPPRVIQSENGVQFTSNLFRELTQLMHASNHYTIRYHPQANGMVERTNCVVKSALTALVNNRPRVWHQFVPELRLQINSAIHRTTGEQPLYLLTGRHANFLIGLTNEAVFDENAKLQKRLQEARRATVEASKEARRIYRRYYDRGKRVEFQPTEGALVWYYEHRHRMGGLPPLTGKWHGPARILKRLGPVSFEIQDVTTEVQMKAHLNHLKAYHAPAELSYAADDEVEDDEEVEDSDDAAAAEAPNPDNPWVAMLTSMVWEAEVCGVVRGAADTGADLL; via the coding sequence ATGGATATAATGGACTTTGGGCCCAATGTTACAGTTCGTTGGGCTCTTTCAATATTAGATCAACATTCCCGCTACTTGCAAGTCGTCCCACTTCAAAGAGCCACTGCAGCAGCTGTACACAGAGCATTCCTGGACCACTGGGTCACCATTTTCGGCCCACCCAGAGTTATTCAGAGTGAGAATGGAGTCCAGTTTACCAGTAACCTGTTTCGTGAACTCACCCAACTAATGCACGCTAGCAATCATTACACAATTCGCTATCATCCACAAGCGAATGGCATGGTGGAGCGCACAAACTGTGTTGTGAAGTCTGCACTCACTGCTCTTGTGAACAACCGTCCAAGAGTCTGGCACCAGTTTGTTCCTGAGCTACGCCTGCAAATCAACTCAGCCATCCACCGTACTACTGGTGAGCAGCCTCTCTACCTGCTTACCGGCAGGCATGCCAACTTTCTCATCGGCCTCACCAATGAAGCTGTCTTCGATGAAAACGCCAAGCTCCAGAAGCGCCTTCAGGAAGCCCGCCGTGCAACTGTAGAAGCCTCTAAGGAAGCGCGCCGAATCTACAGGAGGTATTATGACCGTGGCAAAAGGGTGGAGTTCCAGCCTACCGAAGGTGCCCTTGTGTGGTACTATGAGCACCGCCATCGTATGGGaggtcttcctcctctcacaggGAAATGGCACGGCCCTGCACGTATCCTGAAACGCCTAGGACCGGTGTCCTTTGAGATCCAAGACGTCACCACAGAAGTCCAGATGAAGGCTCATCTTAATCACTTGAAGGCTTACCATGCACCAGCCGAGCTTTCATATGCTGCTGACGACGAGGTCGAAGATGACGAGGAGGTCGAGGATAGtgacgatgctgctgctgctgaggccCCTAACCCAGATAACCCCTGGGTTGCCATGCTGACGTCCATGGTATGGGAAGCAGAGGTCTGTGGCGTCGTTCGAGGAGCTGCAGATACTGGGGCTGATCTCCTCTGA